In the genome of Populus nigra chromosome 9, ddPopNigr1.1, whole genome shotgun sequence, one region contains:
- the LOC133703928 gene encoding vascular-related unknown protein 4 — translation MENSMSCKPLSSSSNEKTTDDSFEESGWTTYFEDFFAQNNREDRDHDFNEHSSFSFDHDGSSSMVSDAASLAVMKSAGDHHGEKVVGLPINNKSFKYNLSLKKRRTKGALLDDALEDTASSPVNSPKVNDDTMISQYKRNTKQKDKMEISQDKGSASSQIDMRSDLGFILRESDSTELKKRGLCLVPLSMVVNYLG, via the exons ATGGAAAACTCAATGAGCTGCAAAccattgtcttcttcttctaatgAGAAGACAACTGATGACAGTTTTGAAGAGAGTGGTTGGACTACGTACTTCGAGGATTTCTTTGCTCAAAACAATAGAGAGGACCGTGATCATGATTTCAATGAGCATAGTTCTTTCTCATTTGATCATGATGGAAGTTCTTCGATGGTCTCTGATGCTGCCTCTTTGGCTGTGATGAAGTCTGCTGGTGATCATCACGGGGAAAAAGTTGTTGGGTTACCTATTAATAACAAAAGTTTCAAATACAATTTAAGTCTCAAGAAAAGAAGAACCAAAGGAGCTTTGCTTGATGATGCTTTGGAGGATACTGCTAGCTCTCCTGTTAATAGTCCTAAG GTAAATGATGATACGATGATAAGCCAATACAAAAGGAACACAAAACAGAAAGATAAAATGGAAATTTCACAG GACAAAGGAAGTGCTTCCAGCCAGATAGACATGAGAAGTGATTTGGGTTTCATTTTGAGGGAAAGTGACAGCACGGAACTGAAGAAAAGGGGTCTTTGCTTGGTTCCTTTGTCTATGGTAGTAAATTATCTTGGTTAA